A DNA window from Arachis duranensis cultivar V14167 chromosome 3, aradu.V14167.gnm2.J7QH, whole genome shotgun sequence contains the following coding sequences:
- the LOC107478187 gene encoding LOB domain-containing protein 2, with protein MHPACAACKHQRKKCSENNCVLAPYFPANRSREFYAVHKVFGVSNITKLVKSAKEEDRRRVVDSLIWEACCRQRDPIHGPYGEYTKVYNEYKKVFNELKIFRGQNTNTNTNTNNNHHHQLLQMPLPSSHHQGLKSVQDLIICNNNNNNTNNGNKGKHKGEEVDSNNTNNNNNGNNNSLEYHHVHHDENKNEIMDSSTTIYNAYCSNYLHDLDNMMRQEVVIPFQQHSQTYYITGKS; from the coding sequence ATGCATCCAGCATGTGCGGCATGCAAACATCAAAGGAAGAAATGCAGTGAGAATAATTGCGTATTAGCCCCTTATTTTCCAGCAAATAGAAGCCGTGAGTTCTATGCAGTGCACAAAGTTTTTGGTGTTAGCAACATAACTAAGTTAGTGAAGAGTGCAAAGGAAGAAGACCGAAGAAGAGTTGTTGACTCATTAATTTGGGAAGCATGTTGTAGGCAAAGAGACCCTATTCATGGTCCTTATGGAGAGTACACAAAAGTTTACAATGAGTATAAGAAAGTGTTCAATGAACTTAAGATATTTAGGGGCCAAAATACTAATACTAAtactaatactaataataatcatcatcatcaactatTGCAAATGCCGTTACCATCATCTCATCATCAAGGACTAAAATCCGTACAAGATTTGATTatatgcaataataataataataatactaataatggGAATAAAGGGAAACACAAAGGTGAAGAAGTTGATagtaataatactaataataacaataatggtaaTAACAACTCATTGGAATATCATCATGTTCATCATGATGAGAACAAGAATGAGATTATGGACTCTTCTACTACTATTTATAATGCATATTGTTCAAATTATTTGCATGATTTGGATAATATGATGAGGCAGGAGGTAGTCATCCCCTTTCAGCAGCACTCTCAAACATACTATATTACAGGTAAGTCTTGA
- the LOC107478186 gene encoding glucosidase 2 subunit beta isoform X2, which translates to MESHFFLLRCFLLLASAACSLSHPSLLGVHPLDEKYYSSEVIKCKDGSKSFSKDRLNDNFCDCPDGTDEPACSAGKFYCRNLGSKPQFIFSSHVNDLFCGKQFLLDGVFLFHVYLSKLLFQVYLLYRFAHVFGILPSERNSITSVSL; encoded by the exons ATGGAATCGCATTTCTTCCTCCTCCGATGTTTTCTCCTCCTAGCTTCTGCCGCATGTTCTCTTTCCCACCCTTCTCTCCTCGGTGTTCACCCTCTAG ATGAGAAATATTACAGCTCTGAGGTAATCAAGTGCAAGGATGGATCAAAATCCTTCTCCAAAGATCGTCTCAATGACAATTTCTGCGATTGCCCTGATGGCACTGATGAACCAG CTTGCTCGGCTGGAAAATTTTATTGCAGAAACCTGGGAAGCAAGCCACAATTTATATTCTCTTCTCATGTTAATGATCTTTTCTGTGGTAAGCAATTTCTTCTGGACGGTGTATTTCTTTTCCATGTTTATCTCTCTAAGTTGCTCTTTCAAGTCTATTTATTATATCGCTTCGCACACGTCTTTGGCATTTTGCCAAGTGAGAGGAATTCGATAACCAGTGTCTCCCTTTAA
- the LOC107478186 gene encoding glucosidase 2 subunit beta isoform X1: MESHFFLLRCFLLLASAACSLSHPSLLGVHPLDEKYYSSEVIKCKDGSKSFSKDRLNDNFCDCPDGTDEPGTSACSAGKFYCRNLGSKPQFIFSSHVNDLFCGKQFLLDGVFLFHVYLSKLLFQVYLLYRFAHVFGILPSERNSITSVSL; this comes from the exons ATGGAATCGCATTTCTTCCTCCTCCGATGTTTTCTCCTCCTAGCTTCTGCCGCATGTTCTCTTTCCCACCCTTCTCTCCTCGGTGTTCACCCTCTAG ATGAGAAATATTACAGCTCTGAGGTAATCAAGTGCAAGGATGGATCAAAATCCTTCTCCAAAGATCGTCTCAATGACAATTTCTGCGATTGCCCTGATGGCACTGATGAACCAG GAACTTCAGCTTGCTCGGCTGGAAAATTTTATTGCAGAAACCTGGGAAGCAAGCCACAATTTATATTCTCTTCTCATGTTAATGATCTTTTCTGTGGTAAGCAATTTCTTCTGGACGGTGTATTTCTTTTCCATGTTTATCTCTCTAAGTTGCTCTTTCAAGTCTATTTATTATATCGCTTCGCACACGTCTTTGGCATTTTGCCAAGTGAGAGGAATTCGATAACCAGTGTCTCCCTTTAA